The Hymenobacter sp. 5317J-9 genome has a window encoding:
- a CDS encoding porin family protein: MKKIIVPVAALLTVAAVSSARAQDVRFGLRAGANYSNLAGDIKNESTYNNKVGFLGGVMLNVPVLADGFLSVQPEVLYSQKGFENKPTEYTNLLGAKQKREGQVNYNYLDVPVLLKVNAGGFIVEAGPQYSYLISSNNETKYTTTPALGGTPSVTETQNKNDVSGLNRNELGYVAGVGYQADNGLNLSLRYTGAFSDFVKSDNNTYFNGDLSNARHSAFQLSLGYLLPGK; encoded by the coding sequence ATGAAAAAAATCATCGTTCCAGTTGCCGCGCTGCTAACCGTGGCCGCTGTTTCTTCGGCCCGGGCGCAGGACGTGCGCTTCGGCCTGCGCGCCGGCGCTAATTATTCTAACTTGGCCGGCGACATCAAAAACGAATCGACCTACAACAACAAAGTCGGCTTCCTGGGCGGCGTGATGCTGAACGTACCCGTGCTGGCCGACGGGTTCCTGTCGGTGCAGCCCGAGGTGCTGTATTCGCAGAAAGGCTTCGAAAACAAGCCCACCGAATACACCAACCTATTGGGCGCTAAGCAAAAGCGCGAGGGCCAGGTGAACTACAACTACCTCGACGTGCCGGTACTGCTGAAAGTGAATGCCGGCGGCTTTATCGTGGAGGCCGGCCCGCAATATTCCTACCTCATCAGCTCCAACAACGAAACCAAATACACCACCACCCCGGCGCTAGGCGGCACCCCCTCCGTGACCGAAACCCAGAATAAAAACGATGTGAGTGGCCTCAATCGCAACGAGCTCGGCTACGTGGCCGGCGTGGGCTACCAAGCCGACAATGGCCTGAACCTGAGTTTGCGCTACACCGGCGCCTTCAGCGACTTCGTGAAGAGCGACAACAACACCTACTTCAACGGCGACCTGAGCAACGCCCGTCACTCCGCGTTCCAGCTCTCGCTGGGCTACCTGCTGCCGGGCAAGTAA
- the moaC gene encoding cyclic pyranopterin monophosphate synthase MoaC yields the protein MLTKNFTHVNAANQPTMVDVGQKTPTRRVARAHCRVVLGEELLSRVQAGEMPSHKGPVIHTAILAGIMGAKKTADLIPLCHPLGLDDCSITIEPDGPDALRVVCTAVVTGRTGVEMEALTGATVAALTIYDMCKAFSHDIAIDSVQLIEKTGGKKDFHRAENS from the coding sequence ATGCTAACCAAGAATTTCACCCACGTCAACGCCGCCAATCAGCCTACTATGGTGGATGTCGGCCAGAAAACGCCCACCCGCCGCGTGGCCCGCGCCCACTGCCGCGTGGTGCTGGGCGAGGAGCTGCTGAGCCGGGTGCAGGCCGGCGAAATGCCCTCGCACAAAGGCCCGGTTATTCACACGGCCATCCTGGCGGGCATCATGGGCGCCAAAAAAACGGCCGACCTCATCCCGCTCTGTCACCCGCTGGGGCTCGATGATTGCAGCATCACCATCGAGCCCGACGGCCCCGATGCCCTGCGCGTGGTGTGCACCGCCGTGGTCACGGGCCGCACCGGCGTGGAGATGGAGGCCCTGACCGGCGCCACCGTGGCGGCCCTCACCATTTACGACATGTGCAAGGCCTTTTCGCACGATATTGCCATTGATAGTGTGCAGCTTATCGAGAAAACCGGCGGCAAGAAGGATTTTCACCGCGCCGAAAATTCGTAA
- a CDS encoding NTP transferase domain-containing protein, with the protein MDSLPSPTATRTKHAALARPDVGDFGRHELAILGAPCGDIQMLVARLLPHLAPQLRVGYVDADHAAGDAAAAEEPAETAAKPVPYVAANGLSAELVDKITYRQLNLTRALDRFTQPELLAHESVVLVNGNHFRARQQVVIVDPRKPLDKKLDRLTDVRLILLADGQTELPAVLLEHLSAAPLPPVLPLADTAKIAAFIRQWYQLAVPVLRGLVLAGGRSERMQTDKGALHYHSLDQRQHTAALLAEFCPDVRVSVRPDQAGGLPAGLTALPDTFLNLGPLGGILSALQADPNAAWLVLACDLPFLTRDTLEYLVSNRQPSRMATSFRSPWDAFPEPLVSIWEPRSYGQLLRFLGLGYSCPRKALINSDIELLAPPVPAELRNVNTPAERAAAEQELLR; encoded by the coding sequence ATGGATAGTTTACCAAGCCCAACCGCAACACGAACCAAGCACGCGGCCCTCGCCCGTCCCGACGTAGGCGACTTTGGCCGCCACGAGCTGGCCATTCTGGGAGCGCCCTGCGGCGACATTCAAATGCTGGTGGCCCGCCTGCTGCCGCACCTAGCCCCGCAGCTGCGCGTGGGGTACGTGGATGCCGACCACGCCGCCGGCGACGCTGCCGCGGCCGAAGAACCAGCCGAAACGGCCGCTAAGCCCGTGCCCTACGTGGCCGCAAACGGCCTCTCGGCCGAGCTGGTCGATAAAATCACCTACCGCCAGCTCAACCTCACGCGGGCCCTCGACCGCTTCACGCAGCCCGAGCTGCTGGCCCACGAAAGCGTGGTGCTGGTGAATGGCAACCACTTCCGCGCCCGCCAGCAGGTCGTCATCGTCGACCCGCGTAAGCCCTTGGACAAGAAGCTTGACCGCCTCACCGACGTGCGTCTCATTCTCCTCGCCGATGGGCAGACCGAGCTGCCGGCCGTGCTGCTCGAGCACCTCAGCGCCGCCCCGCTGCCGCCCGTGCTGCCACTGGCCGACACGGCCAAAATTGCGGCCTTCATCCGGCAGTGGTACCAGCTGGCGGTGCCGGTGCTGCGCGGCCTCGTGTTGGCCGGTGGCCGCAGCGAGCGCATGCAAACCGACAAGGGCGCCCTGCACTACCACAGCCTCGACCAGCGCCAGCATACCGCCGCGCTGCTGGCCGAGTTCTGCCCCGACGTGCGCGTGTCGGTACGCCCCGACCAGGCCGGCGGCTTGCCCGCCGGCCTCACGGCTCTGCCCGACACCTTCCTGAACCTGGGCCCGCTGGGCGGCATCCTGTCAGCCTTGCAGGCCGACCCCAACGCGGCCTGGCTGGTGCTGGCCTGCGACCTGCCCTTCCTCACCCGCGACACGCTCGAATACTTGGTGAGCAACCGGCAGCCGAGCCGTATGGCCACCTCGTTCCGCAGCCCGTGGGATGCGTTTCCGGAGCCGCTGGTGAGCATCTGGGAGCCGCGCAGCTACGGGCAGTTGCTGCGGTTTCTGGGCCTGGGCTATTCCTGCCCGCGCAAGGCGCTTATAAACTCCGACATCGAGCTGCTGGCCCCGCCCGTGCCCGCCGAGCTGCGCAACGTGAACACGCCCGCTGAGCGCGCCGCTGCTGAGCAGGAACTGCTGCGCTGA